The following are from one region of the Streptomyces rubrogriseus genome:
- the rpoB gene encoding DNA-directed RNA polymerase subunit beta: MAASRNASTANTNNAASTAPLRISFAKIKEPLEVPNLLALQTESFDWLLGNDAWKARVESALESGQDVPTKSGLEEIFEEISPIEDFSGSMSLTFRDHRFEPPKNSIDECKDRDFTYAAPLFVTAEFTNNETGEIKSQTVFMGDFPLMTNKGTFVINGTERVVVSQLVRSPGVYFDSSIDKTSDKDIFSAKIIPSRGAWLEMEIDKRDMVGVRIDRKRKQSVTVLLKALGWTTEQILEEFGEYESMRATLEKDHTQGQDDALLDIYRKLRPGEPPTREAAQTLLENLYFNPKRYDLAKVGRYKVNKKLGADEPLDAGVLTTDDVIATIKYLVKLHAGETETVGESGREIVVETDDIDHFGNRRIRNVGELIQNQVRTGLARMERVVRERMTTQDVEAITPQTLINIRPVVASIKEFFGTSQLSQFMDQNNPLSGLTHKRRLNALGPGGLSRERAGFEVRDVHPSHYGRMCPIETPEGPNIGLIGSLASYGRINPFGFIETPYRKVVEGQVTDDVDYLTADEEDRFVIAQANATLNDDMRFAEARVLVRRRGGEVDYVPGDDVDYMDVSPRQMVSVATAMIPFLEHDDANRALMGANMMRQAVPLIKSESPLVGTGMEYRSAADAGDVVKAEKAGVVQEVSADYITTTNDDGTYITYRLAKFSRSNQGTSVNQKVIVAEGDRVIEGQVLADGPATENGEMALGKNLLVAFMPWEGHNYEDAIILSQRLVQDDVLSSIHIEEHEVDARDTKLGPEEITRDIPNVSEEVLADLDERGIIRIGAEVVAGDILVGKVTPKGETELTPEERLLRAIFGEKAREVRDTSLKVPHGEIGKVIGVRVFDREEGDELPPGVNQLVRVYVAQKRKITDGDKLAGRHGNKGVISKINPIEDMPFLEDGTPVDIILNPLGVPSRMNPGQVLEIHLGWLASRGWDVSGLAEEWAQRLQVIGADKVEPGTNVATPVFDGAREDELAGLLQHTIPNRDGERMVLPSGKARLFDGRSGEPFPEPISVGYMYILKLHHLVDDKLHARSTGPYSMITQQPLGGKAQFGGQRFGEMEVWALEAYGAAYALQELLTIKSDDVTGRVKVYEAIVKGENIPEPGIPESFKVLIKEMQSLCLNVEVLSSDGMSIEMRDTDEDVFRAAEELGIDLSRREPSSVEEV; the protein is encoded by the coding sequence TTGGCCGCCTCGCGCAATGCCTCGACCGCGAATACGAACAACGCTGCCAGCACCGCCCCGCTGCGCATCTCCTTTGCAAAGATCAAGGAGCCCCTCGAGGTTCCGAACCTCCTGGCGCTGCAAACCGAGAGCTTCGACTGGCTCCTCGGCAACGACGCCTGGAAGGCTCGCGTCGAGTCGGCTCTGGAGTCCGGTCAGGACGTCCCCACCAAGTCCGGTCTGGAGGAGATCTTCGAGGAGATCTCCCCGATCGAGGACTTCTCCGGGTCGATGTCGCTGACGTTCCGCGACCACCGCTTCGAGCCCCCCAAGAACAGCATCGACGAGTGCAAGGACCGTGACTTCACGTACGCGGCCCCGCTCTTCGTCACCGCCGAGTTCACCAACAACGAGACCGGCGAGATCAAGTCCCAGACGGTCTTCATGGGCGACTTCCCGCTCATGACCAACAAGGGCACCTTCGTCATCAACGGCACCGAGCGTGTCGTCGTGTCGCAGCTGGTCCGTTCGCCGGGTGTCTACTTCGACTCCTCCATCGACAAGACGTCCGACAAGGACATCTTCTCCGCCAAGATCATCCCGTCCCGGGGTGCCTGGCTGGAGATGGAGATCGACAAGCGCGACATGGTCGGTGTGCGCATCGACCGCAAGCGCAAGCAGTCCGTGACCGTCCTCCTCAAGGCCCTCGGTTGGACCACCGAGCAGATCCTCGAGGAGTTCGGCGAGTACGAGTCCATGCGCGCCACCCTGGAGAAGGACCACACCCAGGGCCAGGACGACGCGCTGCTCGACATCTACCGCAAGCTGCGTCCGGGCGAGCCCCCCACGCGTGAGGCCGCGCAGACGCTGCTCGAGAACCTCTACTTCAACCCGAAGCGCTACGACCTCGCCAAGGTCGGCCGCTACAAGGTGAACAAGAAGCTCGGCGCGGACGAGCCGCTGGACGCCGGCGTGCTCACCACCGACGACGTCATCGCCACCATCAAGTACCTGGTGAAGCTGCACGCCGGTGAGACCGAGACGGTCGGCGAGTCGGGCCGGGAGATCGTCGTCGAGACCGACGACATCGACCACTTCGGCAACCGCCGCATCCGCAACGTCGGCGAGCTGATCCAGAACCAGGTCCGTACGGGTCTCGCCCGTATGGAGCGCGTCGTGCGCGAGCGCATGACCACCCAGGACGTCGAGGCGATCACGCCGCAGACCCTGATCAACATCCGGCCGGTCGTCGCCTCCATCAAGGAGTTCTTCGGCACCAGCCAGCTGTCCCAGTTCATGGACCAGAACAACCCGCTGTCGGGGCTGACGCACAAGCGTCGTCTGAACGCCCTCGGCCCGGGTGGTCTCTCCCGTGAGCGGGCCGGCTTCGAGGTCCGCGACGTGCACCCGTCGCACTACGGCCGCATGTGCCCGATCGAGACGCCCGAAGGCCCGAACATCGGTCTGATCGGCTCGCTCGCCTCGTACGGCCGCATCAACCCCTTCGGTTTCATCGAGACGCCCTACCGCAAGGTCGTCGAGGGCCAGGTCACCGACGACGTCGACTACCTGACCGCCGACGAGGAGGACCGCTTCGTCATCGCGCAGGCCAACGCCACGCTCAACGACGACATGCGGTTCGCCGAGGCCCGCGTCCTGGTCCGCCGTCGTGGCGGCGAGGTCGACTACGTCCCCGGTGACGACGTCGACTACATGGACGTCTCGCCGCGCCAGATGGTGTCGGTCGCGACCGCGATGATCCCGTTCCTCGAGCACGACGACGCCAACCGTGCCCTCATGGGCGCGAACATGATGCGTCAGGCGGTGCCGCTCATCAAGAGCGAGTCCCCGCTGGTCGGCACCGGCATGGAGTACCGCTCCGCCGCCGACGCCGGTGACGTGGTCAAGGCCGAGAAGGCGGGTGTGGTCCAGGAGGTCTCCGCGGACTACATCACCACGACCAACGACGACGGCACGTACATCACGTACCGCCTGGCCAAGTTCTCCCGGTCCAACCAGGGCACCTCGGTCAACCAGAAGGTCATCGTCGCCGAGGGCGACCGGGTCATCGAGGGCCAGGTCCTGGCCGACGGTCCGGCCACCGAGAACGGCGAGATGGCGCTCGGCAAGAACCTGCTGGTCGCGTTCATGCCGTGGGAGGGTCACAACTACGAGGACGCGATCATCCTGTCGCAGCGCCTCGTGCAGGACGACGTCCTCTCCTCGATCCACATCGAGGAGCACGAGGTCGACGCCCGTGACACCAAGCTCGGCCCCGAGGAGATCACCCGGGACATCCCGAACGTCTCCGAGGAGGTCCTCGCCGACCTCGACGAGCGCGGCATCATCCGCATCGGTGCCGAGGTCGTCGCCGGCGACATCCTGGTCGGCAAGGTCACGCCCAAGGGCGAGACGGAGCTGACCCCGGAGGAGCGCCTGCTCCGCGCGATCTTCGGTGAGAAGGCCCGTGAGGTCCGCGACACCTCGCTGAAGGTCCCGCACGGCGAGATCGGCAAGGTCATCGGCGTCCGCGTCTTCGACCGCGAGGAGGGCGACGAGCTTCCCCCCGGTGTGAACCAGCTGGTGCGCGTGTACGTCGCGCAGAAGCGCAAGATCACCGACGGTGACAAGCTCGCCGGCCGCCACGGCAACAAGGGCGTCATCTCCAAGATCAACCCGATCGAGGACATGCCGTTCCTGGAGGACGGCACGCCCGTCGACATCATCCTGAACCCGCTGGGTGTCCCGTCCCGAATGAACCCGGGGCAGGTCCTGGAGATCCACCTCGGCTGGCTCGCCAGCCGCGGCTGGGACGTCTCCGGCCTCGCGGAGGAGTGGGCGCAGCGCCTCCAGGTGATCGGCGCCGACAAGGTCGAGCCCGGCACCAACGTCGCCACCCCGGTCTTCGACGGTGCGCGCGAGGACGAGCTGGCCGGCCTGCTCCAGCACACCATCCCGAACCGCGACGGCGAGCGCATGGTGCTCCCGTCCGGCAAGGCGCGGCTGTTCGACGGCCGCAGCGGTGAGCCGTTCCCGGAGCCGATCTCGGTCGGCTACATGTACATCCTCAAGCTCCACCACCTGGTCGACGACAAGCTGCACGCCCGGTCGACCGGCCCGTACTCGATGATCACCCAGCAGCCGCTGGGTGGTAAGGCCCAGTTCGGTGGCCAGCGCTTCGGTGAGATGGAGGTGTGGGCGCTGGAGGCTTACGGCGCCGCGTACGCCCTCCAGGAGCTGCTGACCATCAAGTCCGACGACGTGACCGGCCGCGTGAAGGTCTACGAGGCCATCGTCAAGGGCGAGAACATCCCTGAGCCCGGCATCCCCGAGTCCTTCAAGGTGCTCATCAAGGAGATGCAGTCCCTGTGCCTCAACGTGGAGGTGCTGTCCTCGGACGGCATGTCCATCGAGATGCGTGACACCGACGAGGACGTCTTCCGCGCAGCGGAGGAGCTCGGCATCGACCTGTCCCGGCGCGAGCCGAGCAGCGTCGAAGAGGTCTGA
- the rplL gene encoding 50S ribosomal protein L7/L12, whose translation MAKLSQDDLLAQFEEMTLIELSEFVKAFEEKFDVTAAAAVAVAGPAAPGAPVEAAAEQDEFDVILTGAGDKKIQVIKVVRELTSLGLKEAKDLVDGAPKPVLEKVAKDAAEKAAESLKGAGASVEVK comes from the coding sequence ATGGCGAAGCTCAGCCAGGACGACCTGCTCGCCCAGTTCGAGGAGATGACCCTCATCGAGCTCTCCGAGTTCGTGAAGGCCTTCGAGGAGAAGTTCGACGTCACCGCCGCCGCCGCGGTCGCCGTGGCCGGCCCCGCCGCCCCGGGCGCCCCGGTCGAGGCCGCCGCCGAGCAGGACGAGTTCGACGTCATCCTCACGGGTGCCGGCGACAAGAAGATCCAGGTCATCAAGGTCGTGCGTGAGCTGACCTCCCTGGGTCTGAAGGAGGCCAAGGACCTCGTGGACGGCGCCCCGAAGCCCGTCCTCGAGAAGGTCGCCAAGGACGCCGCCGAGAAGGCCGCCGAGTCCCTCAAGGGCGCCGGCGCCTCCGTCGAGGTCAAGTAA
- the rplK gene encoding 50S ribosomal protein L11, with product MPPKKKKVTGLIKLQIQAGAANPAPPVGPALGQHGVNIMEFCKAYNAATESQRGWVIPVEITVYEDRSFTFITKTPPAAKMILKAAGVEKGSGEPHKTKVAKITREQVREIATTKMPDLNANDLDQAEKIIAGTARSMGVTVEG from the coding sequence ATGCCTCCCAAGAAGAAGAAGGTCACGGGGCTCATCAAGCTCCAGATCCAGGCCGGTGCCGCGAACCCGGCTCCGCCGGTCGGCCCCGCGCTGGGTCAGCACGGCGTCAACATCATGGAGTTCTGCAAGGCCTACAACGCCGCGACCGAGTCGCAGCGCGGCTGGGTCATCCCGGTGGAGATCACGGTCTACGAGGACCGCTCCTTCACCTTCATCACCAAGACGCCGCCGGCCGCCAAGATGATCCTCAAGGCCGCGGGCGTGGAGAAGGGCTCCGGCGAGCCGCACAAGACCAAGGTCGCGAAGATCACGCGCGAGCAGGTCCGTGAGATCGCCACCACCAAGATGCCCGACCTCAACGCCAACGACCTGGACCAGGCGGAGAAGATCATCGCCGGTACCGCCCGTTCCATGGGCGTCACGGTCGAGGGCTGA
- a CDS encoding adenosine deaminase: MERVRDVSELPKAHLHLHFTGSMRPTTLLELADKHGVRLPETLTEALGRGESPKLRATDERGWFRFQRLYDAARSCLQTPEDIQRLVREAAEEDLRDGSGWLEIQVDPTSYAPRLGGLIPALEIILDAVETTVRDTGIGMRVLVAANRMKHPLDARTLARLAVRYAERGVVGFGLSNDERRGMARDFDRAFAIARDGGLLSAPHGGELTGPASVRDCLDDLEADRIGHGVRAAEDPRLLKRLADRQVTCEVCPASNVALGVYEKPEDVPLRRLFDAGVPMALGADDPLLFGSRLAAQYEIAREHHGFTDAELAELARQSVRGSAAPEDVKGRLLAGVDDWLAA; encoded by the coding sequence ATGGAGCGTGTACGTGATGTCTCTGAACTGCCCAAGGCCCATCTCCACCTGCACTTCACCGGGTCGATGCGGCCCACCACCCTGCTGGAGCTGGCAGACAAGCACGGGGTGCGGCTGCCCGAGACGCTGACCGAGGCCCTGGGCCGCGGGGAGTCGCCGAAGCTGCGGGCGACGGACGAGCGGGGCTGGTTCCGCTTCCAGCGGCTGTACGACGCGGCGCGGTCGTGCCTGCAGACACCGGAGGACATCCAGCGGCTGGTGCGGGAGGCCGCGGAGGAGGACCTGCGGGACGGGTCGGGGTGGCTGGAGATCCAGGTCGATCCGACGTCGTACGCGCCTCGGCTGGGCGGGCTGATTCCGGCGCTGGAGATCATCCTGGACGCGGTGGAGACGACCGTGCGGGACACCGGGATCGGGATGCGGGTGCTGGTCGCCGCGAACCGGATGAAGCATCCGCTGGACGCGCGGACGCTGGCGCGGCTGGCGGTGCGGTACGCGGAGCGGGGGGTGGTCGGGTTCGGGCTGTCGAACGACGAACGGCGCGGGATGGCGCGGGACTTCGACCGGGCGTTCGCGATCGCGCGGGACGGGGGGCTGCTGAGCGCGCCGCACGGGGGTGAGCTGACCGGTCCGGCGTCGGTGCGGGACTGCCTGGACGACCTGGAGGCGGACCGGATCGGGCACGGCGTGCGGGCTGCGGAGGATCCCCGGCTGCTGAAGCGGCTGGCGGACCGGCAGGTGACGTGCGAGGTGTGCCCGGCGTCGAACGTCGCGCTGGGCGTGTACGAGAAGCCGGAGGACGTGCCGCTGCGGAGGCTGTTCGACGCGGGGGTGCCGATGGCGCTGGGCGCGGACGATCCGCTGCTGTTCGGGTCGCGGCTGGCCGCCCAGTACGAGATCGCGCGCGAGCACCACGGGTTCACGGACGCGGAGCTGGCGGAGCTGGCGCGTCAGTCGGTGCGGGGGTCGGCGGCGCCTGAGGACGTGAAGGGGAGGCTGCTGGCGGGAGTGGACGACTGGCTTGCGGCGTAG
- the secE gene encoding preprotein translocase subunit SecE, which translates to MTDAVGSIDMPDAQDEAPDSKKSRKGGKRGKKGPLKRLALFYRQIVAELRKVVWPSRNQLTTYTTVVIIFVVIMIGLVTLIDYGFSHAAKYVFG; encoded by the coding sequence GTGACGGACGCCGTGGGCTCCATCGACATGCCTGATGCCCAGGACGAGGCGCCGGACTCCAAGAAGTCCCGCAAGGGCGGCAAGCGAGGCAAGAAGGGCCCGCTGAAGCGGCTCGCGCTCTTCTACCGCCAGATCGTCGCGGAGCTGCGCAAGGTCGTCTGGCCCAGCCGCAACCAGCTGACGACGTACACCACCGTGGTGATCATCTTCGTGGTCATCATGATCGGCCTGGTGACTCTGATTGACTATGGCTTCTCTCACGCCGCCAAGTACGTCTTCGGCTGA
- a CDS encoding pyridoxal phosphate-dependent aminotransferase yields the protein MSAATPPTERRVSARVGAISESATLAVDAKAKALKAAGRPVIGFGAGEPDFPTPDYIVEAAVEACKNPKFHRYTPAGGLPELKAAIAAKTLRDSGYEVDPSQILITNGGKQAIYEAFAAILDPGDEVIVPAPYWTTYPESIRLAGGVPVEVVADETTGYRVTVEQLEAARTEKTKVVLFVSPSNPTGAVYSEAETEAIGRWAAEHGLWVLTDEIYEHLVYGDAVSVSLPALLPELRDKCIVVNGVAKTYAMTGWRVGWVIGPKDVVKAATNLQSHATSNVANVSQAAALAAVSGDLDAVAKMREAFDRRRQTIVRMLNEIDGVLCPEPEGAFYAYPSVKALLGKEIRGKRPQDSVELAALILEEAEVAVVPGEAFGTPGYLRLSYALGDEDLVEGVSRIQKLLAEARD from the coding sequence ATGAGCGCTGCAACCCCTCCCACCGAGCGCCGGGTCTCCGCCCGAGTCGGCGCGATCTCCGAGTCCGCGACCCTCGCCGTGGACGCCAAGGCCAAGGCCCTCAAGGCCGCCGGACGTCCCGTGATCGGCTTCGGCGCGGGTGAGCCCGACTTCCCGACGCCGGACTACATCGTCGAGGCCGCCGTCGAGGCGTGCAAGAACCCGAAGTTCCACCGATACACGCCGGCCGGCGGGCTGCCCGAGCTGAAGGCCGCCATCGCCGCGAAGACGCTGCGCGACTCCGGCTACGAGGTCGACCCGTCGCAGATCCTCATCACCAACGGCGGCAAGCAGGCCATCTACGAGGCGTTCGCCGCGATCCTCGACCCGGGCGACGAGGTCATCGTCCCGGCGCCGTACTGGACGACGTACCCGGAGTCGATCCGGCTGGCCGGCGGTGTGCCCGTCGAGGTCGTCGCCGACGAGACGACCGGCTACCGGGTGACGGTGGAGCAGCTGGAGGCGGCGCGCACCGAGAAGACCAAGGTCGTCCTGTTCGTGTCGCCGTCGAACCCGACGGGGGCGGTGTACAGCGAGGCCGAGACCGAGGCGATCGGACGCTGGGCCGCCGAGCACGGGCTGTGGGTGCTGACCGACGAGATCTACGAGCACCTGGTGTACGGCGACGCCGTCTCCGTGTCCCTGCCCGCGCTGCTGCCCGAGCTGCGCGACAAGTGCATCGTGGTCAACGGCGTGGCGAAGACGTACGCGATGACCGGCTGGCGGGTCGGGTGGGTCATCGGCCCGAAGGACGTCGTCAAGGCCGCGACCAACCTCCAGTCGCACGCCACTTCCAACGTGGCCAACGTGTCGCAGGCGGCGGCGCTGGCCGCGGTCTCCGGCGACCTGGACGCCGTGGCGAAGATGCGGGAGGCCTTCGACCGGCGCCGCCAGACGATCGTGCGGATGCTGAACGAGATCGACGGCGTGCTCTGCCCGGAGCCCGAGGGCGCGTTCTACGCCTACCCGTCGGTGAAGGCGCTGCTCGGCAAGGAGATCCGCGGCAAGCGTCCGCAGGACTCGGTCGAGCTGGCCGCGCTCATCCTGGAGGAGGCCGAGGTCGCGGTGGTGCCGGGTGAGGCGTTCGGCACGCCGGGGTACCTGCGGCTGTCGTACGCGCTCGGGGACGAGGACCTCGTCGAGGGCGTGAGCCGGATCCAGAAGCTGCTGGCGGAGGCGCGGGACTGA
- the nusG gene encoding transcription termination/antitermination protein NusG — translation MSDPNVNDAIEPVESVEDELGTVEGADNEDTEASAEAEAADDTVVAETDEDATDAEADETAEAADAEATEADADADAAEAEESEEEPEAEEPELDPIEKLRQELRVLPGEWYVIHTYAGYENRVKTNLEQRAVSLNVEDYIFQAEVPQEEVVQIKNGDRKTIRQNKLPGYVLVRMDLTNESWGVVRNTPGVTGFVGNAYDPYPLTLDEIVKMLAPEAEEKAAREAAEAEGKPAPQRKVEVQVLDFEVGDSVTVTDGPFATLQATINEINADSKKVKGLVEIFGRETPVELSFDQIQKN, via the coding sequence GTGTCTGACCCGAACGTGAACGACGCCATCGAGCCGGTCGAGTCCGTCGAGGACGAGCTCGGCACCGTCGAGGGCGCCGACAACGAGGACACCGAGGCCTCCGCCGAGGCCGAGGCTGCCGACGACACGGTCGTCGCGGAGACGGACGAGGACGCGACGGACGCGGAGGCGGACGAGACCGCCGAGGCGGCCGACGCGGAGGCCACCGAGGCCGACGCCGACGCCGACGCGGCGGAAGCCGAGGAGTCCGAGGAGGAGCCCGAGGCCGAGGAGCCCGAGCTCGACCCGATCGAGAAGCTCCGCCAGGAGCTGCGCGTCCTCCCCGGCGAGTGGTACGTCATCCACACCTACGCCGGTTACGAGAACCGCGTGAAGACCAACCTCGAGCAGCGCGCCGTCTCGCTCAACGTCGAGGACTACATCTTCCAGGCCGAGGTGCCGCAGGAAGAGGTCGTCCAGATCAAGAACGGCGACCGCAAGACGATCCGCCAGAACAAGCTCCCCGGCTACGTGCTGGTCCGCATGGACCTCACCAACGAGTCCTGGGGCGTCGTCCGCAACACCCCCGGCGTCACCGGCTTCGTCGGCAACGCCTACGACCCGTACCCGCTGACGCTGGACGAGATCGTCAAGATGCTCGCCCCGGAGGCCGAGGAGAAGGCCGCCCGCGAGGCCGCCGAGGCCGAGGGCAAGCCGGCGCCGCAGCGCAAGGTCGAGGTCCAGGTCCTGGACTTCGAGGTCGGCGACTCGGTCACCGTCACCGACGGCCCCTTCGCCACCCTCCAGGCCACGATCAACGAGATCAACGCCGACTCGAAGAAGGTCAAGGGCCTCGTCGAGATCTTCGGCCGCGAGACCCCGGTCGAGCTGAGCTTCGACCAGATCCAGAAGAACTAG
- the rplA gene encoding 50S ribosomal protein L1 — protein MSKRSKSLRAADAKIDRDKLYAPLEAVRLAKETSTSKFDGTVEVAFRLGVDPRKADQMVRGTVNLPHGTGKTARVLVFATGDRAEAATAAGADIVGSDELIDEVSKGRLDFDAVVATPDLMGKVGRLGRVLGPRGLMPNPKTGTVTPDVAKAVNDIKGGKIEFRVDKHSNLHFIIGKTSFDDTKLVENYGAALEEILRLKPSAAKGRYIRKAALSTTMGPGIPLDSNRTRNLLVEEDPAAV, from the coding sequence GTGAGCAAGCGCAGCAAGTCTCTCCGCGCTGCGGACGCCAAGATCGACCGGGACAAGCTCTACGCCCCGCTCGAGGCCGTCCGTCTCGCCAAGGAGACCTCCACGAGCAAGTTCGACGGCACCGTCGAGGTCGCCTTCCGCCTGGGTGTCGACCCGCGCAAGGCCGACCAGATGGTCCGTGGCACCGTGAACCTCCCGCACGGCACCGGTAAGACCGCCCGGGTCCTGGTCTTCGCGACCGGTGACCGTGCCGAGGCCGCGACCGCCGCGGGCGCCGACATCGTCGGCTCCGACGAACTGATCGACGAGGTGTCGAAGGGCCGTCTGGACTTCGACGCCGTCGTCGCCACCCCGGACCTCATGGGCAAGGTCGGCCGCCTCGGCCGCGTGCTCGGTCCCCGTGGTCTCATGCCGAACCCCAAGACCGGCACCGTGACCCCGGACGTCGCCAAGGCTGTCAACGACATCAAGGGCGGCAAGATCGAGTTCCGCGTCGACAAGCACTCGAACCTGCACTTCATCATCGGCAAGACGTCGTTCGACGACACCAAGCTGGTGGAGAACTACGGCGCGGCGCTGGAGGAGATCCTCCGTCTGAAGCCGTCCGCCGCCAAGGGCCGCTACATCAGGAAGGCCGCCCTCAGCACCACGATGGGCCCGGGCATCCCGCTCGACTCCAACCGCACCCGCAACCTCCTCGTCGAGGAGGACCCGGCCGCGGTCTGA
- the rplJ gene encoding 50S ribosomal protein L10 produces MATPEKAAAVAELTDKFRSSNAAVLTEYRGLTVAQLKTLRRSLGENAQYAVVKNTLTKIAANEAGITLDDQLFAGPTAVAFVTGDPVESAKGLRDFAKDNPNLVIKGGVLDGKAMSADEIKKLADLESREVLLSKLAGAFKGKQSQTAQLFQALPSKLVRTVDALRAKQDEQGGAE; encoded by the coding sequence ATGGCGACGCCCGAAAAGGCTGCCGCGGTTGCCGAGCTGACGGACAAGTTCCGCAGCTCCAACGCCGCCGTGCTGACCGAGTACCGCGGTCTCACCGTGGCGCAGCTCAAGACGCTGCGCCGGTCGCTCGGTGAGAACGCCCAGTACGCCGTGGTGAAGAACACGCTGACCAAGATTGCGGCCAACGAGGCCGGGATCACGCTCGACGACCAGCTCTTCGCTGGTCCGACGGCCGTCGCCTTCGTCACCGGTGACCCGGTGGAGTCGGCGAAGGGTCTGCGCGACTTCGCCAAGGACAACCCGAATCTCGTCATCAAGGGCGGTGTCCTTGACGGCAAGGCGATGTCCGCCGACGAGATCAAGAAGCTTGCGGACCTCGAGTCCCGCGAGGTTCTGCTCTCCAAGCTGGCGGGTGCCTTCAAGGGCAAGCAGTCCCAGACTGCTCAGCTCTTCCAGGCGCTTCCCTCGAAGCTCGTCCGCACCGTGGACGCGCTCCGTGCCAAGCAGGACGAGCAGGGCGGTGCCGAGTAA
- a CDS encoding LolA-like protein, with protein sequence MKTSVRVPVGAGLAALLLAAGAVGCAKEDKASESPEMTPAAAVAKAAKNTEAINSLHYRMTGKVPEEGRVKAEAEMQIKPTLAMSMKMTALDQGAEGTAEIRLVDKAMYIGGGPEAAKEMDGKSWIKFDLAAMGAGDELNQLGGASQADKNPATESTFLTGAKDVEKVGTETVEGVKTTHYKGTVTLADLEKSLGDEDKATRDKRQKSLEQYEKMGVDKLTMDMWVDGDDQTKQFRMRGDAEKGPLDMTITFLGVNEPVKVTAPPAGEVADLAEMMKGAQQG encoded by the coding sequence ATGAAGACTTCCGTACGTGTGCCCGTGGGCGCCGGACTCGCCGCGCTGCTGCTCGCCGCCGGGGCGGTGGGCTGCGCCAAGGAGGACAAGGCCTCCGAGTCCCCGGAGATGACGCCCGCGGCCGCCGTCGCCAAGGCGGCGAAGAACACGGAGGCGATCAACTCCCTCCACTACCGCATGACCGGCAAGGTCCCCGAGGAGGGCCGGGTCAAGGCCGAGGCCGAGATGCAGATCAAGCCGACGCTCGCGATGAGCATGAAGATGACGGCGCTCGACCAGGGCGCCGAGGGGACCGCGGAGATCCGGCTCGTCGACAAGGCCATGTACATCGGGGGCGGCCCCGAGGCGGCCAAGGAGATGGACGGCAAGAGCTGGATCAAGTTCGACCTGGCCGCGATGGGCGCCGGCGACGAGCTGAACCAGCTGGGCGGCGCCTCCCAGGCGGACAAGAACCCGGCGACCGAGTCCACCTTCCTCACCGGGGCCAAGGACGTCGAGAAGGTCGGCACCGAGACCGTCGAGGGCGTGAAGACCACCCACTACAAGGGCACGGTCACCCTCGCCGACCTGGAGAAGTCCCTCGGGGACGAGGACAAGGCCACCCGGGACAAGCGCCAGAAGAGCCTCGAGCAGTACGAGAAGATGGGCGTCGACAAGCTCACGATGGACATGTGGGTCGACGGCGACGACCAGACCAAGCAGTTCCGCATGCGCGGCGACGCCGAGAAGGGCCCGCTGGACATGACCATCACCTTCCTCGGCGTCAACGAGCCCGTGAAGGTCACCGCCCCTCCGGCCGGGGAGGTCGCCGACCTGGCCGAGATGATGAAGGGGGCCCAGCAGGGCTGA